In a single window of the Tellurirhabdus bombi genome:
- a CDS encoding lipopolysaccharide biosynthesis protein, with amino-acid sequence MSAFKKLASDTALYGGSTILGRLLNWALVFLHTRIFIRPGELASNVEIYTYIGVLSIVYTLGLETAFFRYAARNKDQLQDYYNRSLSIVIVFSVLLSGSFIALAPWLTDLMGYPGQEVFLQWAAAILAIDAITAIPFARLRVENKARRFVKTKITNILINIGLNLFFLILCRDIYNGEYLTGLQPAVDLIYYPSIGPGYIILANLIANAVNLLQLADLFKGFRIQLEKEEVKALLTYAFPLMIIALVGVINQMTDRIFLRHFLPDDFYLGLTSEDVLGIYGNCYKLSVFMALAIQSFKFAADPFFFSRAEDKNAPDLLANVTKWFIIVCVLIWVGVSLNLDVIGLLIGRSYRRGLDVVPVLMLANLIMGVFYNMGFWFKLSDKTIYGTWITVVGTAATIVLNILLIPVIGYMGCALAFLASAIIMAGLCYYLGEKYYPVPYDLSSAIGYIGGGGLLIFLASRIEISNLWMAVPYHVLLFILFVGVVVMAEWKTFGPVLARRGIAFGKK; translated from the coding sequence ATGAGCGCATTTAAGAAACTAGCGAGCGATACCGCCCTTTACGGCGGAAGTACCATTCTGGGACGGCTGTTAAATTGGGCACTGGTTTTTTTACATACCCGGATATTTATCCGCCCCGGTGAACTGGCTTCCAACGTAGAAATTTACACCTACATTGGCGTTTTGTCCATAGTTTATACCCTGGGGTTAGAAACCGCCTTTTTTCGGTATGCGGCCCGCAACAAAGACCAGCTTCAGGACTATTACAACCGCTCACTAAGTATTGTTATCGTCTTCAGCGTTCTTCTGTCGGGTAGTTTCATTGCCCTGGCACCGTGGCTAACCGATCTGATGGGTTATCCCGGACAGGAAGTGTTCCTGCAATGGGCCGCCGCGATTCTAGCCATCGACGCGATAACTGCCATTCCCTTTGCGCGGTTGCGGGTGGAAAACAAAGCGCGGCGTTTTGTCAAGACCAAAATCACGAATATCCTGATTAATATTGGTCTGAATTTATTCTTCCTGATTCTCTGCCGTGATATTTACAATGGCGAATACCTGACGGGGCTTCAACCCGCGGTCGATCTTATTTATTACCCATCCATCGGTCCTGGTTACATCATTTTAGCCAACCTGATTGCCAACGCCGTAAACCTGCTGCAACTGGCCGATCTGTTTAAGGGCTTCCGCATTCAACTCGAAAAAGAAGAAGTAAAGGCCTTGCTGACGTACGCGTTTCCACTGATGATCATCGCGTTAGTAGGCGTTATTAACCAGATGACCGACCGGATTTTTCTGCGTCATTTTTTGCCGGACGATTTTTACCTGGGTTTAACGTCGGAAGACGTTCTTGGTATTTATGGCAACTGTTATAAACTGTCAGTATTCATGGCGCTGGCGATCCAGTCGTTCAAGTTTGCAGCCGATCCGTTCTTTTTCTCGCGGGCCGAAGACAAAAACGCGCCTGATCTGCTGGCCAATGTAACAAAGTGGTTCATCATTGTCTGCGTTTTGATTTGGGTCGGCGTCAGCCTGAATCTGGACGTGATTGGCCTGCTAATTGGCCGTTCCTACCGCCGGGGCTTAGACGTGGTGCCCGTATTGATGCTGGCTAACCTGATCATGGGCGTCTTTTACAACATGGGTTTCTGGTTCAAACTCAGCGACAAAACCATTTACGGCACCTGGATTACGGTGGTTGGCACGGCGGCTACCATTGTGCTGAATATTTTGCTCATTCCAGTCATTGGTTACATGGGTTGTGCGTTGGCTTTTCTGGCTTCAGCCATCATCATGGCGGGCTTGTGCTACTACCTGGGTGAAAAATACTATCCGGTTCCGTATGATTTATCCTCGGCCATTGGCTACATCGGTGGCGGTGGTTTGCTGATCTTTTTGGCTTCCCGAATCGAAATTTCCAATCTGTGGATGGCCGTGCCTTACCATGTCCTGCTGTTTATTTTATTCGTGGGTGTTGTCGTAATGGCCGAATGGAAAACCTTTGGTCCGGTGCTGGCTCGTCGGGGTATTGCATTTGGTAAAAAATAA
- a CDS encoding 3-hydroxyacyl-CoA dehydrogenase NAD-binding domain-containing protein, producing the protein MAINYSIQDNIAIISWNMTSSPMNVLNDESIPAFEAALQQAYQDEKIKGLVITSEKPEFVAGADLKMILRNNDKDPAEMLKVSTELNRIFRSIETSGKPTVAAINGTALGGGYEICLACHHRIALNNPKAVIGLPEVTIGLLPGAGGTQRLPRMLGMEAALPLLLEGKKVSPAEALSLGMVDDLVTSPDVLLECAKAWIEAHPTALQPWDERDKKTGRIVAKEAYNVPKGAVQSSVGARIFSAGTALLMEKTKGNYPAPLEIMACVYEGLQVNMDRALAVEARHFVQVATSKVAANLIRTLFLGQNEINKGASRPKDIPKTEVKKIGILGAGLMGSGIAHVSAGAGMAVVLKDVSLEAAEKGKNRVRTLIEKGLERGKITAEKADALLNLIQPTDRIEDLKGCDLLIEAVFENRALKAQVTREAAPMLAEGGVFGSNTSTLPISGLAQAAGNPANFVGIHFFSPVDKMQLVEVIVGKETSDYALAVAMDYVRKIRKTPIVVNDSRGFYTSRCFGVYSSEGMELLKEGVNPVLIENGAKAAGMPVGPLAVTDEVALDLVYKIASQGIADGALTEADTSYQVSKQLVDLGRAGKKVAAGFYDYPTDGEAAAGAKKQLWTGLKDLFPPAQEQPSVEEIKTRLLYRQALEAVRCDEEGVIRTKLEADLGSILAWGFPAYTGGALSFVDFVGAKTFVQECDRLADRYGERFRPTAKLRESVSLRHDERI; encoded by the coding sequence ATGGCAATCAATTATTCGATACAAGATAACATCGCGATTATTAGCTGGAACATGACTAGCTCGCCGATGAATGTGCTAAACGACGAGTCGATTCCAGCATTTGAGGCCGCTTTGCAACAGGCTTATCAGGATGAAAAAATAAAGGGGTTGGTGATTACGTCGGAGAAGCCGGAATTTGTAGCTGGTGCCGATCTAAAGATGATTCTCCGCAACAACGATAAAGACCCGGCAGAAATGCTGAAGGTGTCTACAGAATTAAATCGCATCTTTCGGAGCATCGAAACGTCGGGGAAACCCACCGTGGCCGCCATCAATGGCACGGCTTTGGGCGGTGGCTACGAAATTTGTCTGGCTTGCCATCACCGCATTGCACTCAACAACCCTAAAGCCGTGATTGGCTTGCCGGAAGTAACCATTGGCCTGTTGCCCGGAGCGGGAGGAACGCAGCGTTTGCCGCGAATGCTGGGCATGGAAGCGGCATTGCCCTTGTTGCTGGAAGGTAAAAAAGTATCGCCCGCAGAAGCGTTGAGCTTGGGAATGGTCGATGATCTGGTGACGAGCCCGGATGTTTTGCTGGAATGCGCTAAGGCCTGGATTGAAGCGCATCCAACGGCCTTGCAACCCTGGGATGAACGAGATAAAAAAACAGGCAGAATCGTTGCGAAAGAAGCGTATAACGTGCCTAAAGGCGCTGTACAAAGTTCGGTTGGCGCCCGGATTTTCAGTGCTGGAACGGCGCTGCTGATGGAAAAAACGAAGGGGAATTATCCCGCGCCGCTTGAAATCATGGCTTGTGTCTACGAAGGCTTGCAGGTCAACATGGATCGGGCTTTGGCCGTTGAGGCGCGGCATTTTGTGCAAGTAGCAACGTCAAAAGTAGCGGCCAACCTGATTCGGACTTTATTCCTAGGGCAGAATGAGATTAACAAAGGCGCGTCTCGTCCGAAAGACATTCCGAAAACGGAAGTTAAGAAAATAGGTATCCTGGGCGCGGGTCTGATGGGTTCAGGAATTGCCCATGTATCGGCGGGGGCGGGGATGGCGGTCGTTTTAAAAGATGTTTCGCTGGAAGCCGCTGAGAAGGGCAAAAATCGGGTACGTACACTGATCGAAAAAGGCCTCGAACGAGGCAAAATAACGGCGGAAAAAGCGGACGCACTGCTGAATCTGATCCAACCAACCGATAGGATAGAGGACCTGAAAGGCTGTGACCTTCTTATTGAAGCCGTATTTGAAAATCGGGCACTGAAAGCCCAAGTTACCCGGGAAGCAGCCCCGATGTTGGCGGAGGGCGGTGTTTTTGGCTCTAATACCTCAACATTGCCTATTTCAGGCTTGGCGCAGGCAGCTGGCAATCCTGCGAATTTTGTTGGGATTCACTTTTTCTCTCCCGTCGATAAAATGCAGCTCGTGGAGGTAATTGTTGGGAAAGAAACGTCCGACTACGCCTTGGCCGTAGCGATGGATTACGTTCGGAAAATTCGGAAAACGCCCATCGTGGTTAACGATTCGCGGGGATTCTATACGTCGCGCTGCTTCGGCGTTTATTCATCCGAAGGAATGGAACTGCTGAAAGAAGGGGTCAATCCGGTGCTCATCGAGAATGGCGCAAAAGCCGCCGGAATGCCTGTCGGCCCACTGGCTGTGACCGACGAAGTGGCGCTGGATTTAGTCTATAAAATTGCCAGCCAGGGCATTGCCGATGGCGCCCTAACCGAAGCAGATACCAGCTATCAGGTCAGTAAACAGTTGGTTGATTTGGGCAGAGCCGGAAAAAAAGTAGCGGCGGGATTCTATGATTATCCAACTGATGGTGAGGCTGCTGCCGGAGCAAAAAAACAGTTGTGGACAGGGCTAAAAGATCTTTTTCCGCCCGCTCAGGAGCAGCCCTCCGTTGAAGAAATCAAAACCCGCTTGCTATACCGGCAGGCACTCGAAGCGGTGCGCTGTGATGAAGAAGGGGTGATTCGGACAAAACTAGAGGCCGATTTAGGCTCTATTCTGGCCTGGGGTTTTCCAGCGTATACAGGCGGTGCGCTCTCCTTCGTCGATTTTGTGGGCGCTAAAACCTTTGTACAGGAGTGTGACCGGCTGGCTGATCGGTATGGCGAACGCTTCCGCCCGACGGCTAAACTCCGAGAAAGTGTATCTTTGCGACACGATGAGCGCATTTAA
- a CDS encoding acetyl-CoA C-acetyltransferase, which produces MAEAFVYDAVRTPRGRGKSDGALHATQPIQLLTAVLQALRDRNQLDTSLIEDVAMGCVTPIDEQGADIARTAVLNAGYAETVAGVQLNRFCSSGLEAINMAAAYVMAGQVDAIIAGGVESMSRVAMGSDGGALFMNPQIVARHHIVPQGISADLLATKYGYSRSDVDAFAAESYRRAEQAQQKARFAPSMIPLKDEIGTVVLDRDEGVRPGTTLESLAQLKPAFESLGKAGFDALALLKYAEIAQIKHVHHAGNSSQIADGAAGLLIGSKAFGDQTGLKPRARIKAFAVIGSDPTTMLSGPIPATQKVLKKAGMKISDIDLFEVNEAFAVVPLLFMNQLSVDHAKVNVNGGAIALGHPLGATGAIISATLLDELERSDKHIGLATLCIGGGMGIATIFERVS; this is translated from the coding sequence ATGGCAGAAGCATTTGTCTACGATGCTGTTCGAACACCGCGAGGGCGGGGCAAAAGCGATGGCGCTCTCCACGCTACTCAACCAATTCAGTTGCTGACAGCAGTTTTGCAGGCTCTTCGGGATCGCAACCAACTTGATACTTCCCTCATCGAAGATGTGGCCATGGGCTGCGTGACGCCCATCGATGAGCAGGGGGCTGACATTGCCCGGACGGCCGTTTTGAACGCTGGTTATGCCGAAACTGTGGCGGGTGTTCAACTGAATCGCTTCTGCTCGTCGGGTTTAGAAGCCATCAATATGGCAGCCGCTTATGTAATGGCTGGGCAGGTGGACGCTATTATTGCGGGTGGCGTAGAGTCCATGTCACGCGTGGCGATGGGCTCCGACGGAGGAGCTTTGTTCATGAATCCGCAGATTGTCGCCCGGCATCACATTGTTCCCCAGGGTATCTCCGCGGATCTGTTAGCGACTAAATACGGCTATAGCCGAAGCGATGTGGATGCCTTTGCGGCTGAATCTTACCGCCGCGCCGAGCAAGCGCAACAGAAGGCTCGCTTTGCACCTTCCATGATACCCCTCAAAGACGAAATTGGGACTGTTGTGTTAGATCGCGATGAAGGAGTGCGACCCGGTACGACATTGGAAAGTTTAGCCCAGTTAAAACCAGCCTTTGAAAGCCTGGGGAAAGCGGGCTTTGATGCACTGGCCTTACTAAAATATGCGGAGATAGCGCAAATCAAGCACGTTCACCACGCTGGAAATTCCTCGCAAATTGCTGACGGAGCCGCTGGTCTGTTAATCGGTAGCAAGGCGTTTGGTGACCAGACAGGACTAAAACCGCGCGCGCGCATCAAAGCGTTTGCCGTTATCGGTTCCGACCCAACGACGATGCTATCCGGTCCTATCCCGGCTACCCAAAAAGTGCTGAAAAAGGCGGGAATGAAAATTAGTGATATCGATTTATTTGAAGTGAACGAAGCCTTTGCAGTGGTGCCGTTGCTATTTATGAACCAGCTAAGCGTCGATCATGCCAAGGTAAATGTTAACGGCGGAGCAATTGCGTTGGGGCATCCCCTGGGCGCAACCGGCGCGATCATTTCGGCAACCTTACTGGATGAGCTGGAGCGTTCGGATAAGCACATTGGCTTGGCTACGCTTTGTATTGGCGGAGGAATGGGCATTGCAACTATTTTTGAACGAGTCAGCTAA